Below is a window of Geomonas oryzisoli DNA.
GCGAGTTCGAACTCCCGTCCGCACTTGGCGCAGATCCAGCCATGCATCTTGAGAGACTTCTCCCGGTAGTTCTCGGGGCGCTGCTGCTCGCCGCGCATCTTGCGCACCAGTTCGTCGATCTCTTCGGCGCTTTTCGGCGGGACGTTCCGCGGCCCGCGTGGGCGGAAAGCTGACATGGGTGATCCTCCTGTATATCTGCGTCGTTGTCCATCTCCTCCCCCCGGAGGGGGGAGGTTGGGAGGGGG
It encodes the following:
- a CDS encoding YajD family HNH nuclease, with the translated sequence MSAFRPRGPRNVPPKSAEEIDELVRKMRGEQQRPENYREKSLKMHGWICAKCGREFELANLHLLTVHHKDGNHNYNPPDGSNWENLCVYCHDDEHSRTILADYLEGKDKK